In Zygosaccharomyces rouxii strain CBS732 chromosome F complete sequence, a single window of DNA contains:
- the FMP32 gene encoding Fmp32p (highly similar to uniprot|P43557 Saccharomyces cerevisiae YFL046W FMP32 The authentic non-tagged protein was localized to the mitochondria), protein MSGTSFTRMSLMKFVGLNSRRAFHATSKRLTDFETVHIQNTNRYKQLLMEKGKFEESQANAIVNLMSDALRGGISHVSQDLAKRERLTQLTYQQRVDFAKLRDQLLTADRSEFHNLQNDYERVRKDLDKLKNKVKEEITKANASFKLDLSLEKGRIREESSHHDMQIKEIDTRIDKEITNMRMQIDSVKTQVMQWLIGVCTGTFALVLAYVRLLS, encoded by the coding sequence ATGTCAGGGACCTCTTTTACAAGGATGtcgttgatgaaattcGTTGGCTTGAACTCTAGAAGAGCATTCCATGCCACTTCCAAACGTTTGACTGATTTCGAAACTGTTCACATACAAAACACCAATAGGTATAAGCAACTTTTGATGGAAAAGGGTAAGTTTGAAGAATCTCAGGCAAATGCAATCGTGAACCTTATGTCAGATGCACTTAGAGGCGGTATATCACACGTATCTCAGGATTTAGccaaaagagaaaggttAACGCAGTTGACTTACCAACAGAGGGTCGATTTTGCCAAATTGAGGGATCAGTTGTTGACAGCAGATCGAAGTGAGTTCCATAATCTACAGAATGACTACGAAAGGGTCCGTAAGGATTTAgataaattgaagaataaagTTAAAGAGGAAATTACGAAGGCAAATGCGAGCTTTAAACTTGACCTTTCGTTGGAGAAAGGTCGTATAAGGGAGGAAAGTAGTCATCATGATATGCAGATCAAAGAGATCGACACCCGAATTGACAAGGAAATCACAAACATGAGAATGCAGATCGACTCAGTCAAGACTCAAGTCATGCAATGGTTAATCGGTGTGTGCACCGGTACCTTCGCTCTAGTTCTAGCATATGTTAGATTATTATCATAA
- the SEC53 gene encoding phosphomannomutase SEC53 (highly similar to uniprot|P07283 Saccharomyces cerevisiae YFL045C SEC53 involved in synthesis of GDP-mannose and dolichol-phosphate-mannose required for protein assembly in endoplasmic reticulum phosphomannomutase) has protein sequence MVDIPEFAHKEKPDTLVLFDVDGTLTPARLHVSDEVIDVLQQLRKKVCVGFVGGSDLSKQKEQLGDDVLQNFDYAFSENGLTAYRLGKEMATQSFINWIGEEKYNKLAVFILGYLSKIDLPRRRGTFLEFRNGMINVSPVGRNASTSERNEFEAYDKEHQIRAKFVEALKKEFPDLGLTYSIGGQISFDVFPTGWDKTYCLQHVEKDGFKEIHFFGDKTYKGGNDWEIYEDPRTIGHSVTSPDDTVRILKEIFKF, from the coding sequence ATGGTTGACATTCCAGAATTCGCCCACAAGGAAAAGCCTGATACTTTGGTTTTATTCGATGTCGATGGTACTTTGACACCAGCAAGATTGCACGTCTCTGATGAAGTTATTGACGTTCTACAACAATTGAGAAAGAAGGTTTGCGTTGGTTTCGTCGGTGGTTCTGATTTGAGTAAACAAAAGGAACAATTAGGTGACGATGTTTTGCAAAACTTTGACTATGCCTTCTCCGAAAACGGTTTGACTGCTTACAGACTAGGTAAGGAAATGGCAACACAATCattcatcaattggatTGGTGAAGAGAAATACAACAAATTAGCAGTTTTCATTCTAGGTTACTTGAGTAAGATTGATTtaccaagaagaagaggtACTTTCTTAGAATTCAGAAATGGTATGATTAACGTTTCTCCTGTCGGTAGAAACGCATCAACTTCCGAACGTAATGAATTCGAAGCTTATGATAAAGAACACCAAATTAGAGCTAAATTTGTCGAAgcattgaagaaggaaTTCCCAGATTTGGGTTTGACTTATTCAATTGGTGGTCAAATTTCATTTGACGTTTTCCCCACTGGTTGGGATAAGACTTACTGTTTGCAACATGTGGAAAAGGACggtttcaaagaaattcacTTCTTTGGTGACAAAACTTACAAAGGTGGTAACGACTGGGAAATTTACGAAGATCCAAGAACCATTGGTCATTCCGTGACTAGCCCTGATGATACCGTTaggattttgaaagaaatcttcaaattttaa
- the RPL10 gene encoding 60S ribosomal protein uL16 (highly similar to uniprot|P41805 Saccharomyces cerevisiae YLR075W), which translates to MARRPARCYRYQKNKPYPKSRYNRAVPDSKIRIYDLGKKKATVDEFPLCVHLVSNELEQLSSEALEAARICANKYITKMSGRDAFHLRVRVHPFHVLRINKMLSCAGADRLQQGMRNAWGKPHGLAARVAIGQILFSVRTRDNNKDIVIEGLRRSRYKFPGQQKIILSKKWGFTPLDRDEYLKRRQAGEVKDDGAYVKFLTNKGSLENNFNNFPDYFLSRTQV; encoded by the coding sequence atggCTAGAAGACCAGCTAGATGTTACAGAtatcaaaagaacaagcCTTATCCAAAGTCTAGATACAACAGAGCCGTCCCAGACTCTAAGATCAGAATCTACGACTTGGGTAAGAAGAAGGCCACCGTCGATGAATTCCCATTGTGTGTCCACTTGGTCTCTAACGAGTTGGAACAGTTGTCCTCTGAAGCTTTGGAAGCTGCTCGTATCTGTGCTAACAAGTACATCACCAAGATGTCCGGTAGAGATGCTTTCCACTTGAGAGTCCGTGTCCACCCATTCCACGTTTTGAGAATTAACAAGATGTTGTCATGTGCCGGTGCGGATCGTTTGCAACAAGGTATGAGAAATGCCTGGGGTAAGCCTCACGGTTTGGCTGCTCGTGTTGCCATTGGTCAAATTTTGTTCTCTGTTAGAACCAGAGACAACAACAAGGATATTGTCATCGAAGGTTTGAGAAGATCCAGATACAAGTTCCCAGGTCAACAAAAGATTATCTTGTCCAAGAAGTGGGGTTTCACTCCATTGGACAGAGATGAATActtgaaaagaagacaaGCTGGTGAAGTCAAGGACGACGGTGCTTACGTCAAGTTCTTGACTAACAAGGgttctttggaaaacaaCTTCAACAACTTCCCAGACTACTTCTTGTCCAGAACTCAAGTGTAA
- the BUD20 gene encoding Bud20p (similar to uniprot|Q08004 Saccharomyces cerevisiae YLR074C BUD20 Protein involved in bud-site selection diploid mutants display a random budding pattern instead of the wild-type bipolar pattern) produces the protein MGRYCVKRYKTKRRTKDLDIIFNELSSKDKIQQLLNQPLDETKPGLGQHYCIHCAKYMESAIALKTHLKSKVHRRRVKDLKSMPYTQEVADAANGVNLNKFLDRVEQLKNKTIPEKSENEQLLSGHLEEALAHAKTTEPTLPWAGDDKEQEVKDKDNDEVFMG, from the coding sequence atggGACGTTACTGCGTGAAGAGATACAAGACCAAGAGAAGAACTAAGGATTTAGATATCATCTTTAATGAGTTATCATCTAAGGATAAGATTCAACAACTTTTAAACCAACCACTTGATGAGACTAAACCAGGATTAGGTCAGCATTACTGCATACACTGTGCTAAATATATGGAAAGTGCTATTGCTCTCAAGACTCATTTGAAGAGTAAAGTTcacagaagaagagttaaGGACTTAAAATCTATGCCATATACGCAAGAAGTTGCAGATGCTGCCAACGGTGTCAATTTAAACAAATTTTTGGACAGAGTAGAAcaattaaagaataaaaCTATTCctgaaaaatctgaaaatgAACAGCTCCTAAGCGGCCATTTGGAAGAAGCTTTGGCACATGCCAAAACAACCGAACCTACACTGCCGTGGGCTGGGGATGATAAGGAACAAGAGGTTAAGGATAAGGACAACGACGAGGTTTTCATGGGTtaa
- the OTU1 gene encoding ubiquitin-specific protease OTU1 (similar to uniprot|P43558 Saccharomyces cerevisiae YFL044C YOD1 Yeast OTU Deubiquitinating enzyme 1), with protein MRLKLSGGNGYNKVVSIDNDATLERLILASEAPLPVAGIRYGYPPQRVDNNQEASQSKLDSLGISSGEKITLIFQDEGNKSKSVTEAPPSSQPSNDQLSPNKCKISLPTGEETVLQVRQIPDDNSCLFHSLSYCVYKDISLSPTLRTVCSDRIRNDKVLYSDAVLDRPNEEYAQWILRKDSWGGGIEIAILSKNFGVAVYVLDMDAQKFEKFNEDQFDQFVIVMFNGVHYDSLELVNQRTVFDRRDEIFSEAVLEAALEIAKQLKKGGHSFNTRRDRIICNTCKTILVGERDVARHAESTGHVDFGQAKN; from the coding sequence ATGAGATTGAAGCTCAGTGGAGGCAATGGATATAATAAAGTGGTCTCGATAGATAATGATGCCACTTTGGAAAGATTAATACTGGCGTCAGAAGCTCCATTACCGGTGGCGGGAATCAGGTATGGGTACCCACCACAGAGGGTAGACAACAACCAAGAGGCATCACAATCGAAACTGGATTCACTTGGTATAAGTTCTGGCGAAAAAATCACACTGATATTCCAAGACGAGGGCAACAAATCTAAATCGGTGACAGAAGcaccaccatcatcacAGCCATCCAATGATCAGCTATCACCCAACAAATGCAAGATATCCTTACCAACTGGAGAAGAGACAGTCTTACAAGTGCGTCAGATACCAGATGATAATTCATGTCTTTTCCATTCACTGTCATATTGCGTATACAAGGACATATCGTTGTCACCGACGTTGCGTACCGTCTGTTCCGATCGCATTCGTAATGATAAAGTACTTTATTCCGACGCAGTACTAGATAGACCTAATGAAGAGTATGCACAATGGATTTTGAGAAAGGATTCGTGGggtggtggtattgaaaTTGCCATATTATCAAAAAATTTCGGTGTGGCCGTATATGTGCTAGACATGGATGCAcaaaaattcgaaaaattcaatgaaGATCAATTCGATCAATTCGTCATTGTTATGTTCAATGGAGTTCATTATGATTCTCTCGAGTTGGTTAATCAAAGGACAGTTTTCGATAGACGCGATGAAATATTCAGCGAAGCTGTCTTGGAAGCGGCACTGGAAATCGCCAAGCAATTAAAGAAAGGTGGTCACTCTTTCAACACTCGCAGAGATAGAATCATTTGCAATACTTGCAAGACCATTTTAGTAGGTGAGAGGGATGTCGCTAGACATGCAGAATCTACCGGCCATGTTGATTTTGGTCAGGCAAAGAATTAA
- the LAM6 gene encoding Lam6p (similar to uniprot|P43560 Saccharomyces cerevisiae YFL042C Due to a sequence change (deletion of G at 46151) YFL043C is now part of YFL042C.) gives MSLLPNVDLRGSSGSGNGNGNNVEDADATLRRRSSNTNNHSDLMTVGSSNGSNGSSVRHRHGKSSSSLDVTAPVNLKSTPADPHLSDVNSVSSNTSVSDNTTALGSVNDIIERNTVERNHDKEVQAPKSGDTSDKNGTSNAVANGNGNSNTRFLENMISSFSFKSTPQNPPPLQTQVNNSQPEEISSPNIISHRRQVSSQKKNGKKATSPVLGPGSPTFSPASEAEKPKEIPGKTQLEEFHNYDDTKFVDETYLDTPFHYAVMERNAEFHTLFKDVSKDDRLLDDFSCALSREFLYQGRMYISESHVCFYSSLLGWIAKVVIPFKDITFIEKTSTAGLFQNAVSIETATGKTQFNGFISRDIAFTLLKEVWARTLLAEGEKQSAQEKRRSASSSFSQDQHFPLDSRSFSESRRPSGPPSRASYISENDALIEDAIRSVDDVTPTHSEEEADGELRNASVTLEEDEDDSAFENESETKSATVSNGSKLSKTARCYKFKPEIHYSYDGPLRGTPTKYKYSPEDNNEFVLAEVELNAPPGIVFQLLFGSNPSFWIEFFISQDSSKFTDFGEFDKVDEDGKKYREFNYAKGLHFPVGPKSTKCVVSEKILDCDYSSFIHVLNTTRTPDVPSGGSFSTKTRYMFKWASKTTCMLKVSYFMDWTASSWIKSMVESGARSGQVSATKDLVKLIHQYLDTYVTEGTVNVSASANKINKKSIKQQTPAAAVAAAASKPSPEARELKEAINKNTCQLDTSRHSTNQLLFIVIISLVLLIYNEVKLRGEIRELKTLFVQPSLDQNVLKDTIKNQILAEIKQDVSNL, from the coding sequence atgtcCTTATTGCCGAATGTTGATCTGAGGGGATCTTCTGGGTCAGGAAATGGTAACGGCAATAAtgttgaagatgcagaTGCTACATTGAGAAGAAGGTCTAGCAATACCAACAACCATTCTGATTTGATGACTGTGGGCAGTTCTAACGGTAGTAACGGAAGCAGTGTTCGCCACAGACATGGGAaatcttcgtcttcattGGATGTAACAGCACCAGTTAATTTGAAATCGACGCCTGCTGATCCTCATCTCTCTGATGTTAACTCAGTATCAAGCAATACCAGTGTTAGTGACAATACTACGGCTTTAGGTTCTGTAAACGACATCATTGAAAGGAATACTGTCGAGAGAAATCATGATAAAGAAGTGCAGGCACCAAAAAGTGGCGATACATCAGACAAGAATGGTACAAGTAATGCAGTTGCAAATGGAAATGGGAATAGTAACACTAGGTTCTTGGAGAATATGATATCcagtttttcctttaaatCTACACCTCAAAATCCACCTCCATTGCAAACGCAGGTTAATAATAGCCAGCCTGAAGAAATCTCGTCACCAAATATTATCTCTCATAGACGGCAAGTGTCGAGccaaaagaagaatggAAAGAAGGCAACAAGTCCTGTATTGGGACCCGGTTCTCCCACATTTAGTCCAGCCAGTGAAGCAGAGAAACCGAAGGAAATTCCGGGCAAGactcaattggaagaatttcaCAACTATGATGATACAAAATTTGTGGATGAGACCTACTTGGACACGCCTTTCCACTATGCTGTAATGGAAAGAAATGCGGAGTTCCACacacttttcaaagatgtcTCCAAGGATGATAGACTACTAGACGATTTTAGTTGCGCATTAAGCAGAGAATTTCTCTACCAAGGTAGAATGTACATCTCTGAAAGCCACGTATGCTTTTATTCAAGTTTATTGGGGTGGATAGCCAAAGTTGTTATCCCATTTAAGGATATCACTTTCATAGAAAAGACTTCAACGGCGGGATTATTCCAAAATGCTGTTTCCATTGAAACTGCAACGGGTAAAACCCAATTTAACGGATTCATATCTAGAGACATTGCATTTACGCTTTTAAAAGAAGTTTGGGCAAGAACTCTGTTGGCGGAAGGTGAAAAGCAAAGCGCACAGGAGAAGAGAAGATCAGCATCTTCGAGTTTCTCTCAGGATCAGCATTTCCCGCTAGACTCGAGGTCTTTCTCAGAGAGTAGAAGACCTAGTGGTCCACCAAGTAGAGCCTCTTACATCAGCGAAAATGATGCACTAATAGAGGATGCTATTAGATCGGTTGACGACGTAACTCCAACCCATAGTGAAGAGGAAGCCGACGGTGAATTGCGTAATGCAAGTGTAACacttgaagaagatgaagatgattctgcatttgaaaatgaGAGTGAGACGAAATCGGCAACTGTGAGTAATGGGAGCAAACTGTCGAAAACCGCTCGTTGTTATAAATTCAAACCAGAAATACACTATTCTTATGACGGACCTTTACGTGGTACGCCTACAAAATACAAGTACTCACCCGAGGATAACAACGAATTTGTGTTAGCAGAAGTTGAATTAAATGCGCCTCCCGGTATTGTATTCCAATTGTTATTTGGTAGTAATCCATCGTTTTGgatagaatttttcatttcgcaagattcttctaaatttacagattttggtgaatttgataaagttGATGAGGACGGGAAAAAATACCGTGAATTCAATTATGCTAAGGGACTACATTTTCCGGTCGGTCCTAAATCTACGAAGTGTGTGGTTTCTGAAAAAATCTTAGACTGCGATTATTCAAGTTTCATCCATGTGTTAAATACCACTAGGACTCCCGACGTACCAAGCGGTGGTAGTTTTTCCACGAAGACCAGATACATGTTTAAATGGGCATCAAAGACTACATGCATGTTGAAGGTCTCTTACTTTATGGATTGGACTGCAAGTAGTTGGATCAAATCTATGGTAGAATCAGGTGCAAGAAGTGGTCAAGTATCTGCGACCAAAGATTTagtgaaattgattcatCAATACCTTGATACTTATGTTACAGAAGGTACAGTTAATGTCTCTGCTTCCGCTAACAAAATTAACAAGAAATCCATCAAACAACAGACTCCGGCTGCTGCAGTCGCGGCAGCAGCATCAAAACCTTCACCCGAAGCTCGTGAGTTAAAGGAAGCAATCAACAAGAATACTTGCCAGTTGGATACCTCTAGGCACTCCACGAATCAATTATTATTCATAGTCATTATTTCACTTGTGCTTTTAATCTACAATGAAGTGAAATTAAGAGGGGAAATTAGGGAATTAAAGACTTTATTCGTTCAACCATCTTTAGATCAAAATGTATTGAAAGACACCATTAAGAACCAGATTTTGGCGGAAATTAAACAAGATGTATCTAATCTTTAA